CTGGTTTATCAGTGTCAGTTCCCCTGCTTCAAGCCCTATTCGTCTAGTTTCCAACTCCTTTATTCCAGTTGGACAGAAGCCCTCCCGGCCCCCAGCCACTCACCACATAGCAGCTCTCACAGTACGCCCTCCTGTCCACAGCGTAGAAATGCTGGCCCCGCAGCTGGGCCCGGCACGCGGCACACACAAAGCAGGCCACGTGGAAGACGCGATCCAGGGCCACGACCCCGGCCCCGTCCCCGACCACGTCTTCTCCGCAGCCACCGCACcggcctgggggcggggagggacagGGTCAACCCCCTTACAGGCCTGGAAGCCTGTCCGGGGGAGCCGTGTCCctctgactctgcagtcccacCTCCCGGAGGCCGGGGAGTCAGCTCACCAAAGTACTCCCCGCTGGGCGGGTGGTTCATGTCGTGCACCAGCTTCTTGGTCAGCCTCTCAAGCTCCTCCTCGGGAGGCTGGCTCGGGGGGACCTGGGAGGTGAGAATCAGGGGTTTGGCCCTTCCTCTGGCTCCCAGTGCTGTCACTGAGGGTCCCCAGGGTGACCAGGCCGTTCTACCCCGAAAGCTGATCAGAGAACAAGTCCCAGCCCACAGGCTGGGGGAGCCCCTCTGGCAGCCAGGGTGTAGATCTAGGACCCTCCTTTTAGTCTTGAATTTCCCCACATCCACAGGGAATCCAGAGCCCCAGCATCCCAGACCTCTGACATTAACCACTCCCCACGTACCCCACCAAGTCAGCATCCACTTGTCTTTGATGGACCTGAAATCCCAGCACCCAGGGCTTACCTGGGACCCGTACccgcctcctcttcctcctgcaggGCCAGAGACCCCCGCGGCCTCCTCCTTAGCCCCTGGCCCTGGCTCGCGGTGGCTCCTGTAGCCAGCCCCCCAGACTTCACCTCGGCCTGGGAGAGGAAAGTGGGGGCCCAGGGAGGGCCCGGAGGCCTGAGAGGCCCCCCGCCTGGGAGGGCCGCAGCCTCTCACGGGTTGTGCCACCTTCACTTGCACAGGGAAGGCAGGGCCAGCGGGGGTGCTGGCCGTAGCATAGGAGGCCGGAGTGGGGCCCCCATAGGGGGGCCCTGGGAGCGGTGGGGGAGGAAGCGCCCCTCCATTTGGCCTTAGGGGGCCTGAGCCTGAGCGGTAGGCAGGGGGTTCAGGGGGCTCGTAAGCCTGGGGAGAGACACAGAGCGGGAGTGAGCTGGGCCCATTTCCAGGACACCCGTCTATAGGAactcccccccacacacctcTTGGGGCACCCAGGCAAGAACCAGCTTTGACAAGGGCCCGGGAGTAAGCATCCCTCACATGGGGCTTGTTGGAAGGGGAAATGGGGGGGTATTCAAAGTAGGGACCAGGcttgtgggggaggggcggggtcaAGGATCagaaggggcaggggcaggacagGGGAGTCACCTGCCGGTCAGGCCGCCGCGGGGCGTGACCTCGACCCCCATCCAACTCAGCCAGCATGCTGGTCAGGGAGTCTATCTCAGCATCCAGACTTCCCGGGCGCAAGCCCCCCCTGTCTGGGGGGAAGCCCTGGGGAGGGAGCAAAAAGCAGACAGAAATGCAATTCACAGGGTCTCCCCTCCTGCCCCGAATCGCCCCATCCCCCCGTGCCCGTGCTCACCTGTGAGTGCTGGGGTGCTCCGTGGCACCCCACCCAGGCCAGCCCCCGGTCCTCCGGTCCCCCGGGGGTCTGGTAACACTGCTCAGATGGGAGGGGGCAAAAATTGAGccgggggtggggctggagcgCTGGGGTGAGGGAAGAGAGAGCCAAGGTGGGGATGAGGAAGGACAGGGTGAGGACGCCTGTGGAGGCCACTGTCTTGGGTCCCTCTTCGCCCCTCGCCCTGCACCTGGGGTTCGCGAATGGGGCCGGGGACAGGGAGGGCTGCGAGGGGAAGGGGCGGCAGGGGCCGGCTCAGCGGGGCGCGGACGCCACAAGGCAGAGCTGAGAGCGCTGGTGGCCTGGGGGCGGCCTCTGGGCCTCACTGGGGCTGCCTTACCTGCTCCGTGGGCCGGGGGCGGCCCCGAGGCCCCTCGGGGGAGCGCTCTCCCCTGAGGGGCTCGAGCGGGCTCCGGCTGCTTCggggggagccaggtgggcccGGACATGGTCTGGAAAGGGGGACTCCAGACAGCGAGTCGGGCCCCACGGAGTACCGGGGCTCTGACTTGGAGCCCTTCTTCCGTCCCACACCTCGCTTGGGACTCCAGGAAAGAAACTTtttctggccttttttttttttccccttcctccctaATTTTGGGGATGGCCACGCCCCTGGTGACATCATCGCATTCCTGGGGGAGGGTCACGTGGCCCCCTAGGCCCTAAACTGCCGTCCCTCCCCGAGTAGGGCCCCCTCCTGCGAGCAGGGAGCGCTTTCCTCCGGAGCCCCGAGTCTGGGGGCGACCGGCAGCCTGCATCTCCACcagcgccccacccccacccccaggccggCGCCCCAGGTCCCTGCTGGGAGTCTCTCCAACACCCCTCTGTCCCCATCCCCCATACAGATTTCTCCCTCTTTCCATCCCACGTACCCATCCCGCCTCCAGAAATGCTCAGTCCGCGCTTAGTGTTTTGATCTTTTATTCACATTGAgcagttagaaaaataaaacagaacaaaaacatcACAAcctcaggggtgggggaggggggtctgTTGGGCGAGGTGGAGGGGGGAGACTGAGGTAGCCTAGAGTCACAAGCGGAGACCCAGCCCCCGTCAAGGCACGGGTGAAGGGAGGGAGGCCCGCAGGGAGGGCTGAGGACTTCCTGGGGAAGGTGGTGGGGACAGCTGCCCCCGCACTCGGGGCCAGGAGACCAGGATGCCCTAATACGCCCACCAGCGGCCGAGTCCCACGTGGCAGACTGGCGCAAGGCAGCCCTTCCCCTTCTCACCCTATAATCAAGGTGGGCCACCGATCTGGATGCTCTCTCTGCTTGGCGTGGGCATCAGAGATCAGTGCAAGTGACAGGGGTGACACCATGAATGAGCAGCGTGGGGCCCAGATCTCGGCTCAGAATTTCCAGGAGCGCCAGGTAGCGCAGGTAGCGGGCAGAATCAGCAGGCGGCCGCGGTAGGTATAAGAAGGTGAGGGCGGTGGTGGGCCCCACCTCACCATCCCCTTCCTCAGGCCCACCGGGCCCTCCCCTACCACGCCCCTGCTGGGCCCGAACCAGGGCGTTGGCGCTGCATGCCAGGGCCTCTGCCTCGGCGTCTCCCCGCCTGCCATTCACAAagtccccttcctcctcctcctcctgctcctcggAGGCGGCCCCCTCGCCCCACACCACCTCCCGCACCTCGGCCCGGATCCTCAACTGGCTCAGCAGTGCCCGCAGCCGCCCCTCGGCCGCCCCCGGGGCCTCCCGAGGCCCCAGGCACAAGAAGATCCGGAGGCGGGCGCTGTGCCAGGCAGGCACCATGCCCAAGATGGTCGCCATCTGCAGCAGGAAGAGGCCGCACACGTCCACATAGCCGGGCCCGCCCCGGGGCCGCAGCAGGTTGAGGGGCCACACGTCCACATGATGCAGCTGGGAGGTGCCCCCAGACCCCCGGCTCAGCCGCTCGGGAGGCAGGGCCCCACAGGCCCGGGCCAGGACCACGTTCTTGTTCATCTTCAGGGCGTCTGCCACGGTGGCCACGTAGTCCTGGGGACTGAGAGCCCGGGGGCTCCCAGGAGCCCGGGGTGGAGGgaacagggtgctcagggccgggGCCCCGGCCTCCTGGGTGCCATCCGCAGGCTCAGAGAAAGCCGGGTCCGTCAGGAAGTGATCCTGGGGTGCAGCATCGTCGTAGAAACCCAGGACCAGCGTGTTGGGCTTCATGCCACCTGGGGGGGCAGAGAGGTAGGTGGGAAGGAACCCAGGGGAATCAGATGGGTGGGCTGAGTTCACAGCACGCTAACGGGCGCCCACTCCCATCTGCTGACAGCGCTGTGTGTCAGCCATCAGGTATGACATGTGCATAACATGGCCTCTTAAGGCAACATTATGCACATTTGCATAATGACTTTCCGTGTTCCCAAACACTTTCACATGCATTTATTTGGTTTATCTCCATGACTAATCTCCCCCACCGAAATAGGCAAAGTGGGCCCTAAAGCTTGCTTTAACTAAGGAGCACTTCCAGTCCATGGCAGTAGGATGCATTCATTCCGGGCTTCAAGCCGCACACCTTTTCGTGATGGGAGAGAGGAGTCTGACTCCACTGGCAGATGGGACCCCTGATTAACCAAGCTCATGGCCTCGATTCCCAGGGAGATAACACTCAGACCCTGCTAGCGGAGGATGAGAGCTCAGGACGGGGGGCTGCACAATCCGTTTCTAGGACCCCAGAGTCCTAATGATGGCCTGTCCAAAGCACCGTCCCCAGTGAGCTTACCATCTGCACACTGACGGGGCCCCGTCCTGTTGAAagtacttcatatttttaactcATCAGATCCCTGAAGCAACGCTATGAGGTAGAGACGATTACTCACCCTCTCTTACAGATAAGGAACCTGAGACCCAGAGCGGTGAAGTCACTAGCCCAAAGGCTCACGGCTGGTAAACACTGGGGCCAGGAAGTGACCATGATGTCTCGGGCACCAGAGCCTGTTCTCTTAGCCACTAAGTGGGTGGTGCGCCAACCACAAAGCCCCCAGTCCCTGCTGACAGCTCCCGGGCTTTAAGCATCTGAACAACCAATATAGGATGGGATCATTTCCCCTGTGGCAGGGTTGTGTTTACAGGAAGACTCAGACCTCTTCTAAGACCCATTCTCAAGGGGCAAATGGTTTACTCAAAATCTACTACCAAATCAAATTCTCCATGCTGGGGAACTGACTGCTTAAAGGAAACCTTTCCCTTTTTATGTGAGTTATTTTCAGCAGGATGAATGGCATGGAAGGAGTGGTCTCTTGGTCCGGGCTCCCCCACAAAAGATGGGACTGGAGGAGATGCTGCGAGGTCTATCTGATACTATCTCATGATGCTTGCCAACTCCTTACCAGGTGGGAATTCCAACCGACCTTGCAAATTAAACTATTCAAACCCCCTCCTGAGCATTTTCCAGGGTTCTGATTGACATCAACCAAGCGAGCAGGGCAATGTCCAACACCTGAACTTTAGCCAGACTGTCAGTGGGGTAGGAAGCATGCACTCAGGGAGGGCGCAAACATTAATCCCAAGACTGAGAAAGAAGGAGGCGGCTCAGCAGGGTTTGGAGGAAGGTGGGGTGCTGGGCCAGAGGACACGGGTCACAAAGCCGGGAACATTCCACTCCATCTGAGAGCATCAGCCACGCCCCTGCCACCCTCGGCACCCTTTATAGTGTCTGGGGGCCTTGTTAGTTACATCACTTCCCCCTTCTCTGCTCAAGGCTCAGCTGAGATACTATCTCATCACAAAACCTTGTCCACCACATCAGTGACCAcggtcttcctctttctgaactCCAGTGGTTAGAAAGCATCTGCCCTGGATTTTGATGGGGGCAACGCCCAGCCTCAAATCCTTCTCCCATTGTCCTCAGGAAGACAACACACTCTTCACAGCCTGTGCCCCAATCATGGGtcagaaagaaaccaaaaaaagccATGTCCCTCCATCTCTAGTCCTAAGGCAGCTCCTCGGAGACCTCCTCACACACTGTCTTTTATCTTTGAGGATCAAGTCCTGTCTGCACGAGACGGCAGATTCCTTTTGGAGTCTGCAATCTGTGGTTTACTCtcggggggaggggagcagagatgGAGAGGGGCCCCGGAGGGGGCCAAGGGCAGCTCACCAAGACCCGAGATCCGCAGCAGGTGCTGAGCTCCCTGGCGCACAGAGGGCGAGAGGGTGAGATCCACAAAGGCCTTCACCTGGGCCCGGTCCACCAGGCTCAGCCATGCCCCGTACTGCGGCTGCACGGGGTCTGAGGGTAGAGAGTCTGCAGAGAAGGCAGGCAAACACGTATGGGCCAGACTCGTGCACTTCCTCCTCGAGTCCAGATCCCAGGTGGGCAGAAAAGAAGGGTCTGGGCAGGGACGCGGCTGGTTAGGAAGGGCGATCTGGGAAGACTGCAAGAAGTCTCAGGGATATCAAGAACACAAAGAGCATCtgggagccagagagagagaggatgtggggggtgggggggtaggtgGTGAGTGGAGGGCAACTGACCGAGGTCTCCCAGGGTGACATGGCCCAGCACGTAGAGACCCCCTTTCTTGAGCTGGTTGGCCAATCGCAGCAGAGGCAGGGTGCCTCGGGGGTTCCCCACTAGGAGCAGCAGCTGCGGCCGCCAGAACTTCACGTGGTCCTTCCGGACGTCCAGCCGGAGCAGGTACTTCCGCACCTGGAGTCAAGGGGAGGcggaggggggaggaagggatcTGGCGGGTGGCCCCAATCCATCCCCCAGGTCTCCCCAGAATGGGGGTGTTCCCAACCCGCCCCACACTCCCCTCCACCAGCTCCCCGGACCTGGTGGAAAAGCAGGGCCTGGCTGACGTAGCCCCAGCTGCTGGGCCCTCCTCGAGCCGTGAGCAGGGCAGAAAGCAGGCCCATGAGGAGCAGGGAGCCGCCGGCGGCCCCGGGGCTGATGAGGAACATCATGAGCAGGCAGGAGGCCACCCCCAGCAAGCAGGTGTGCCAGGAGAAGAGGTtgaaggtggggctgggggccgaCAGAGAAGGAACAGTGCTCGGGGAGGCCCCCGACATCACATCATCACCTCCGCTCCCGCCCCAAATCTGCCCGCTTGGTCCCAGGCCTTCCCACCATCGTTACTCCCGCCCTTCCTCCGGGGACACAGGCGGCTCCTTCTCTCACCGGAAGTTGGGGGCCGAGGCCCACTCCAGGCTCAGGCAGGACAGGTCCACGGCAGCGTAGGCCACCAAGTAGAAGACAGTGACCACGGCGGCCAGCGTGTTCAGCTTTCCGGCCAGGAGCACCAGCTGGATGAGGACCGAGAGGCTGGGCGTCCGTTGCCTCCTCGGGCACGTCTCCCCGCACGCATGCCCAACCCTCCCCAGTCCCAGGAGTGTAACCGGAGGGGCTGAGGTGAGGGCAGCTTGAGGAGGCAGGCTTACCTGCACAAGGGCCCAGGAATACAGCACAGCCCCCCAGGGGTTCCCCCCTCGGGATACCACCTTGGCCGGCGCCAGGACCACTCCTGTGCAAACCGAAAGGCAGCAGGCAGAAAGGTGAGCCCGGGGCCGAGCAGGGGACAGAGACAGACACGCGAAGGTGCGCTCAGAGCCCCGCATGAGGCAGGGGAAGCCCACCGAAGAGGTCGTCCTGGGCCAGGGCGTGGAGGATGCGGGAGGCGCCAATGAGGGAGCTCATGGAGGCGGAGAGCGACGTGGCGTAGATCCCAACCAGCACCAGCGGGGGCCACAGGCTGATGGCTCGGAAGAAGCCATAGTCCTCCTGCAGCAGCACCCTGCAggcaaggagaggaggaggaagccggACATAAAGGTGTGTCCACTCCCAGGGACCTGATGAGAACAGTGCTCTCAACACCGGGCGGGTTCAGCGCTGGGCGTTCCGGACTGACCCCATCCCTGACCTCAAGGATCATACTGATAGATCGAGTGGGCCTGGGGGGTCAGGCTGGGGTTCTACTGGTTGTCATTGGGCTGCTGTGGATTTAATCACAGGGTGGACGTTCCCAACGGTATAGGCACAAGAGGCCAAATATTTATGGAGCCACAGATTGACTGGCAAGCCCCACCCCCAGACCAAGCAGCACCAGGCAGGAAGCAAATGCTGGCTTCCGGTGGGCTCTTACCACGTAACCAGCCCTCCCCATTTCAGGCATCAGCTCCGACTCACTCCCCATTTTCCATGCACCCCAACCATGTGGGCATCTCCCACGCCCCCCAGCCAGCGCTTCACTTGGGGAACCAGGTGTGACAACTCCATTCCCACACCCCACTTCGCCCCGTGCCCAGGCACCTGTCACACGTGAAGctggagaggaagaaaagcaggatGTAGATGAAGAAAGTATAGGCAACAGCAACGATCGTGCCCAGAGGAATGGCCCGGCTGGGGTCTTTCAGCTCCCCTGGAGGGAAGGGAGCAGAGGGGGAGGGTCCTCCACCAGACCCCGCGTCCCTGAGCCCCCGCAGCACCTTGTAGGGGCACCAGGTGGCaaggcagccccctcccccagggacGCTCACCTGACATGTTGGCCCCAGCCATGATACCCGTGCAGCCGTTAAAAAGAACGGCAAAGACGCTGGCGAAGGTCATCATGGCCCCCGTGGTGTAGTCCTTGGCGTAGCCAGCTGAGGAGGAGGGGTCATTCCCGGGGACGAAAGGGGGTCAGCCTCCCTCCTAGGGATCCAGGCGTTttggccctgcctccctcccctcctatTCTAAAACacaccccctgcctccccaccatCCTGACCAGCTCACCAAGACCCCAGCCCTGACCCCACCCCAGTCTCAGCTGACTTCagctcctccttctcccccatgCGCCTCTGTTCTTCCCTCCACACCTTCATCAACGCTCTTTCCTAGCTGCCTTCCCTCGCCCTCCTATCTGAATTTTCCAACCCCTgggatttccctgctggtccagtggctaggactccaagctcccaatacaggggttccggattcaatccttggtcaaggaactagatctcacatgccacaagtaagacccagcacagcaaaacaaataaaaatgaatttcccAGCCCCATTCAAGCCACCTCTAGCTCCTCCAGCTCTCACCGACCCCCTCCCCTCAGTCCATACGCAGGTCTCCCTCCTCTGGACTCCTCTGTGATTCTTATCTCCTTGAATCATACCATCCTAATATGCAATTTGTTTCCTGAGTGTACATCTTATCTCTCCAATTAAACAAGTTCCTCTAAGGCAGAGACTGTCTTGCGGTCATTCCTACCGCTCGGCTGGGCCAAACACACAGCGGTCAACACATGCCCAGCAGATTCTAATCAACCTGCACTGCTCCATGTTCAGACCTCTCACTACTGATCATCTGACATCTGTTCTCATCCAGAGATTCCAAGCCACCCCCACCACGGGCTTACCccttgccctgagaaccccagGACCCCTTCACCCAGCTCACCATCCAGATTAGCCTTCAGGGTGCTGCTGTTGAAGCCAGTGAAGTGGCCGACCTGGGGCGGCAGGGAGGAGCCGTTGGGGCCAGGCCGAGGGGCCAACGGGATGTCTCTGGGCCCCACAGCCACAAAGCTGACCAGCACGGAGGCCAGGGAACCGGAGACCAGCAGGAATGTGAGGAAGGAGGCCCGGGCGTAGAGGCCGGCCCCCAGGGTACAGACCCCGCCCACCAGGCCCAGCAGCAGGGAGCCATAGAGCAGGCTCCAGCCGTAGCCCTGGGGCAGGACCCGGAGGCCACTGGACCCCGAGGCATCTGCAGAGGGGAAGAACAGAGTTAGATGGCCACGCCTCCAAGGAGGGACCCCAGTCATGACTCAGAGCAGGCAGAGACCCCATCTTTGGCCCACTTGTCCTCAGAAAGACCATctttcccactcccccacccaactggactcccctggtggctcagatggtaacgaatccacctgtaatgcaacagacccaggttcgatccctggatcaggaatatcccgtggaggagggcatggcaacccactccagtattcttgcctggagaatcccatggacagaggagcctggcaggctacagtccatggggtctcaaagagtcagacatgactgagtaactaacacttcaCCCAACTGTACTCCAGCATCCTAGCCCTccctggcggggggtgggggggggcgggtacCAGCAATCTTGCTTTGTCAATTTTCAGAGTATtagcctgcccccaccccctgacTAGATGGCGAGCTCCTCGTGGGCCAGGATGTTCTCTCGGATGTCTGCATGAGGCTGGGCACACAGCAGGAGCTCAAGAAAATGCATCTCTCCCAGGAGAGGGATTCTCCCCCTGCTGTGATCCCAGAATCCCTGACCCTGCAAATCCTCGGGGCCGCCCAGACCAGAGTGGGGAGCACAGACCAGCCCCGAAGACGTCAAGTATGGCCTCCACCAGCCCCAGCAGGGAGACGGCGCAGCCACAGACGTTAGCCAGGTAGAACATCAGGCCGATGCTGCCGCCAACCTCGGGCCCCAGAGTCCGACTGATCATGACTGAAAGTGGAAGTAGGGGGTGAGTGtcaagggaaaagaaactgaacCAGAACGGGAGGCAGGGCCCAGGAACACAGCATGGTGCAGCTGGTCCTCCAGGCCTCGTCTCCCAGAACGCATGGGACTGTTCCCAGAGGTGGCATGTCCCATTGTGGCCACTCGAAGCCACGTGGCTTTGTCCAAGTCACCAGTGCTCTTGAATCTGACAGGACTGCTAGAACCAAAATGGCAGCCGGGGAGACAGCTGGCGGGCTCGACGACAGGGGCGCTACCGTGTAAGGCCGCGCTGGTGACCTTCTCCATGCCAGCCTGTCCACTG
The sequence above is drawn from the Cervus canadensis isolate Bull #8, Minnesota chromosome 32, ASM1932006v1, whole genome shotgun sequence genome and encodes:
- the TRIP6 gene encoding thyroid receptor-interacting protein 6, translated to MSGPTWLPPKQPEPARAPQGRALPRGASGPPPAHGAALQPHPRLNFCPLPSEQCYQTPGGPEDRGLAWVGCHGAPQHSQGFPPDRGGLRPGSLDAEIDSLTSMLAELDGGRGHAPRRPDRQAYEPPEPPAYRSGSGPLRPNGGALPPPPLPGPPYGGPTPASYATASTPAGPAFPVQVKVAQPVRGCGPPRRGASQASGPSLGPHFPLPGRGEVWGAGYRSHREPGPGAKEEAAGVSGPAGGRGGGYGSQVPPSQPPEEELERLTKKLVHDMNHPPSGEYFGRCGGCGEDVVGDGAGVVALDRVFHVACFVCAACRAQLRGQHFYAVDRRAYCESCYVATLEKCSTCSQPILDRILRAMGKAYHPGCFTCVVCHRGLDGIPFTVDATSQIHCIEDFHRKFAPRCSVCGGAIMPEPGQEETVRIVALDRSFHIGCYKCEECGLLLSSEGECQGCYPLDGHILCKACSAWRIQELSATVTTDC
- the SLC12A9 gene encoding solute carrier family 12 member 9; translation: MASENSPLLAYRLLGEEGVSFPANGAGGPAGAPARKLSTFLGVVVPTVLSMFSIVVFLRIGFVVGHAGLLQALAMLLVAYVILALTVLSVCAIATNGAVRGGGAYFMISRTLGPEVGGSIGLMFYLANVCGCAVSLLGLVEAILDVFGADASGSSGLRVLPQGYGWSLLYGSLLLGLVGGVCTLGAGLYARASFLTFLLVSGSLASVLVSFVAVGPRDIPLAPRPGPNGSSLPPQVGHFTGFNSSTLKANLDAGYAKDYTTGAMMTFASVFAVLFNGCTGIMAGANMSGELKDPSRAIPLGTIVAVAYTFFIYILLFFLSSFTCDRVLLQEDYGFFRAISLWPPLVLVGIYATSLSASMSSLIGASRILHALAQDDLFGVVLAPAKVVSRGGNPWGAVLYSWALVQLVLLAGKLNTLAAVVTVFYLVAYAAVDLSCLSLEWASAPNFRPTFNLFSWHTCLLGVASCLLMMFLISPGAAGGSLLLMGLLSALLTARGGPSSWGYVSQALLFHQVRKYLLRLDVRKDHVKFWRPQLLLLVGNPRGTLPLLRLANQLKKGGLYVLGHVTLGDLDSLPSDPVQPQYGAWLSLVDRAQVKAFVDLTLSPSVRQGAQHLLRISGLGGMKPNTLVLGFYDDAAPQDHFLTDPAFSEPADGTQEAGAPALSTLFPPPRAPGSPRALSPQDYVATVADALKMNKNVVLARACGALPPERLSRGSGGTSQLHHVDVWPLNLLRPRGGPGYVDVCGLFLLQMATILGMVPAWHSARLRIFLCLGPREAPGAAEGRLRALLSQLRIRAEVREVVWGEGAASEEQEEEEEGDFVNGRRGDAEAEALACSANALVRAQQGRGRGGPGGPEEGDGEVGPTTALTFLYLPRPPADSARYLRYLALLEILSRDLGPTLLIHGVTPVTCTDL